From the genome of Aspergillus oryzae RIB40 DNA, chromosome 4:
TGTAGCCATTAGCAACAAACCGGTGGAATACAAACAATTCCAGCAGCCAGCGCCTCAGGCTTGCCGCTAGGGCCATCACCTCAGTTCACACACGCTCCACTTCCATACCACTTATCTCCTTTTCATTCGACTGCTGTTCCGTTTGAATATACCCATATGCCTTGATCTCCGCAGCCATCTTCCTGGCCTGTTTCACCGGGTCCCCGCCTCgggagaagatgagatcaatatcctcaagACGCAGATTGCTAGTCTCCGGATAGAAGAAGTAGATGATTGGGATAAAGAGGAGATTAGTGATCATGAAAATCAGGTACGCCTTCCACTGAATGCGGTTGATGATCACTGGCGTGATCATGACCACGGTAAAGTTCCACAGCCAGTTAGAGCTTACTCCGATAGCCGTGCCTTTCGTCCGGGCTTCTAGTGGTAGGATCTCTGGGACGTACACCCACGGGACCGAGTTGATAGACATGCCATGGATCAGCATAtataggaagaagaaggtaaCAGAGGCGGAGGCATAGGCCTTTCCATTCGGCTCGTTGACCTGAGATAGCAGGGCGGCGACCATGAGCATACATACGCCGAGGCCAAAAGAACCaatcatcattgtcttccGTCGGCCCATTCGATCCAGCATGAATGCGGGAAGAAGCGATCCGAGCATAAACATGATCTGGATGCACCCGCCGAGGATTTGAGAAAGTTGGGCACTCATGCCAACGTTGTTTCTCAGGACCGCTGTTATGTAGATCATCAGCAGGGGTCGTTTAATTCAAGGAATCCAGCACTTACTCGGAACGAAATAAACGACTAGGTTAATCCCTCCAACCTGGTTCATGAGCTGAATACCCCACGCAAGGAGCACTCGTTGGCCCGTCTTCACCTCATCGTTAcggaagatcttccagaaaGACTGTTTGCTGACTGCGTCTTCCAGCTCAATAGCCGATAAAATCGCCCTGCGCTCGTTGACGATATATTCGTCGTCCTGCTCCTTGTTATAGACCGCACAGAGGACTTCCATagcttcttgctcttggccGTGGTTCATAAGCCATCGCGGGGATTCGGGGAGGCCAAAGACAAGCACAATAACAAAGATAGCGAACACGATTTGCATCGCAATAGGAAGTCGCCAGGCGATAGGGCCGCCGACAAATGACATTCCAAAGTCAAACCAGTACGCCACAACAATACCGACTGCAGTAAAGAGTACTTCGGATGAAATCAGACGTCCTCTGGTTTTACCCTCGCACATTTCAGCTTGATACCTTGAGTCCCAGTGAGCATTTTGCTTCTCCCTGTGATCGCTAACACCACAACTTACATTGGCACTGTGGATGTCTTCAGACCTGTGCCCGCGCCCGTCACTAGTCGCCCAATGATCAGATGGGGCACCGTAAACGCGGTAGTCTGCAGTACTGCGCCCACGATGACCACACCCATCGCCAGCCAGATGGTCTTCCGGCGTCCGAACGTCTCTCCAATGAAGAAATTGACTAACATCCATATGGCTCAGCTTGATGCTCATTCATATCGGCCAGTTCACTTACCCAAGCACCCCAAAAGACAGCCCAGGTTATAGCAGCTTACTATaattccttcctccgaatCATCGGGATAATTGAACTGCTTCCTCCAGTCATCATTCCCGACAATCCCACTGAAGACGCCCTGGTCATATCCGAATAGGACAAAAGCCACAAGACAGCATGCCGTGATGGCTGCCTGAAGGGATGTGCCTCTTCCATACCAGGTGCGCATGATGAACGGTGGGAGGTATCGTTATGAGAAGTGGTCAACGATCGAACACCACATGCCTATGCCTATGGATCCGGTCCATCGGGGATGCGTTCTTTTATATCCACCTCGAATCATGTATATGACGAAACGCGAGTTGCCAGGGTCGGGAACACCCCatcattgtggatgataaGGGTCCATTGTTGTCCGCTTGACGGACGGCGACCAGGTCGCGCAGTGGATCCAACGCGGGGATTTCAGGAAGCTGGAGAAAGTCATGGTTATGCGGAGGTTGAGTGAGGGTCTGGGTCTGGGGAATGTGTTGTCTTCATCGGGCAAGTCGGGGCCAAACTCGGCTTCCGTCCGAACCCCATTGCGGTTTAACTTGCCTGGTTGGGCCCGCACCAGGATAAGTATTGCTCCGGAGCACGTGAGGCTTTCCTCTTCGGGGAAAGTGTGCTCATTTTGGAAGCCGCAACCACTGCGTTTCTCCACCGCTTTTGTTGCCCTTCGTCTGTCTTGCCCTGACCATTCCAGGACCTGGATGGAGGGGCCCACTCACTACCTAGGCGATTGGGAGTTGTTAAAATCCAGTCAGCGATGATCGTATCATTCAAGTACATACATGGTTACATTCACTTACGAGTACCTCATGATCCGCTGAGAATGGTCTGGCAATGTTGCTGATCGTACAAGGGGAGcacaaaatatatattgagtcGTGGAGAGTAATAACATCCTGTATGGTATTTAGTATTATATCTAGCTTTATATCCTGACATTCCTCGACCAAAGGTTTGATTCCAAAGAGCTAACTATGCTTGTCATATCTTCGTGATTCGTGAAGTCGTTCGATGTAACTTCCCTGCCGCATAGACGAGTCAGGGGGAGCTCAGGAAAATTGTACATTCTATCCTCCTGCTCTAGGTAATCGGACTCTCTTTCGGATCAGATCCCAGGGTCAACGATTCTTTGACCTAAACGTGGAGATGATTGCTGTATGGAAACGTGCCATTTGATAGCCTGAGTGCATTGAACATAACCAGGCAGACAACGTAATCAACCTTCCACTTCAGGGGCTTCAAGTTTCCTGTTCCATTGAGACGCTATACCAAACCAATTGAGTACAAGTAGTGTTACTTGTCCCGACCTTTGTTGATCGCCACTTCCAGTTTGTATGActaaagacaagaaaagtCAAACTCATCAGGGTTCCACATCGTGTCCGGGTTGATAAAGGCAGAGTCCGAAGGACATTTGGGAATATTgatatttaaaaaatttCCCAGTTGATCGTCGATGTCTTGAAACATGGGGTCCGTCACAAAATTATTGAAGCCACTGGTATCTAAGTCTTCAAAATCGAACAAAAATTGGTGATCAGTCATTGCGACAGCCTCGTCTGCACAAATTTGTTGGTCGTGTGCCACTTCGGCTACTTCTTCTAAGCTTTCTTCAGAATGGAAAGGACCTATATTGTAGACCTCGCAGTTTGATGAGGTTGTAGCTGCCGGTCCTTTCTTATGTGACGGCGATAACTGACTCGCTCTCCCAGCCACGCGTTGCATGCCACCCAATGCACGCTGACCAAGCCGGGTCATCACTTGAGCGGACCACCATGTCGAGCTTAGAGCCTCCAGGCTCTTATAAAAAGTTTGTAAGTGCTTCTTTGCCGCATACTGAGTACTGGGAAGCTGACACCGCTTGAGCTGTTTATAGGATATTGAGAACCCGAGGGATATGGAATAAGCAACGGTGGGTAAAGGCACGAACTGACTGATGGTACACATTTGTAGCAGGGTGGCTAAGCGATATACAGCTAGATCCTGTCGTAGGTACAGCGCGTGAGACCTCGGTTGAGCCTTGAGGCCCCATGGCCGTGAGGCGAGAAGAGCTATTGCATGGTACGCCAATTCGAAAGACACTGGGGTAGTTCAGTGAGCGCactgggaggaagaaggcataAGGAGACTGACACGTTTGATCCAAAGATATATCCTCCGCTTGACATTTTGCAATCAGTTCTTCGAAGCGGGGAATTTCGGGTTTGTTCTCATCTACGGGGGCATCTAGGGTCGGCCGATACACTACCATGACCTCGCCCATTATGGACGCCAGGGAAAGCCAGACGCGAAAGGGGCTGTCAAAGAGGTCAATCACGTCTGTGAGCTGTTGCCCTAGGTCTCTGTCGTGAATTACCAACGGCCTCCCGTGAATGGCCGCGATCCACCGGTCCAGACTCCATAGGCACCAAAACAGTGTAACTAGCGGTTTTTCATGTCTCTCAGGGCCACATTTTAGGAAGTGTAGCCCGACAGTGTGAGCATGATGGATGGCTTGAGCCAAATACAAGGACGCGTCCTCGAAGCTCTTAGGTCCCGAAGCATGCAACGAAGCAAGGGCGAGGATTTGTATTAAAGTCATTCTTTGCCGCTCCAAACGCATGGTAATGGCATGGCACAGGTCATCGTACAGAAGATTGCTAAACCTGCAAGGTGACATGGTTTCGGCACGATCCCCAAGTCGGAGGATTGGTTCTGCCTCGCCTTCCTTTGAGGCCACTAGACATATTGCCTGTAGGAGGTACGGGGAAACAGTACCATTGCGGAATTGTACTTGAAAATCTTCCTCGTGAACTAATGGGAGCACTGGGTGGATACGACGGAAGTAAATGTTTATCAATGCTTCTTGGGTTTGTCGtggcggaagaagagcgccCGGGCGGCCTGAGTGTCGCTTCTGGCGAGACATCTGATATCTGGTACTGCTCGACGAGAGTTCTTCATGATAGGCATTCTCGCCGTTTTCAATAAATTCATTTTCCCTATCCAGCCAGACTCCGACATCCCGCTGGTGAGCACGCCCACGCATGAGTCTCGTACTACCATCGCCGACAAAAAGTACGACTGGGTTCAAGTCACCGATAAAACGATGGACACATGTATCCCGCCGTGAGGGTTGCGAAGCATTCTTTTGAGTTTCCATGTGAACTTGAGAGGATTGCTGGGTACTCTGTAGCCTGGGCTCCGCAGGCTCGCCAGGAAGCTGCTGCGATGCTGAGACACCCACGGGGGGTCGCGACCCCCGTGTGGTAGCTGGAGAATACTGAACGAACTGAGTAGTCGGCCGCAGTGGCGTAGACAACCCTGATTGTCGGTTTGCTTTCTGGTGGTAGCATTTTTTCTAAACATCATCGGGTGAGTCATTAGGGCGTGCAAGTGAAGATACCAACGAACCTTTCTCAGGCGACACCTCTCACAAGCGCCTCTGGCATATGTTCTTTTCGGGGTTTTCCCGTCTTGACTGATGTGGAAGGTGAGGTCCATATCGGCCGACTCGGATTATGTTGTTGTTCAATGTCGAGTGTGGCAATTAACGAGCCAGTGATGCGGATTTATATTACTTCATAGAAACTGCATGCAAGCACAACTAAAATGACGTTCAGTTGTCTGAGATGACTAGCGACGGGTTTGACTCAGAGTGCCTTCGATATCTGTGCAGGTAAACGTGGACAACGACATCCGATGCATTTTTGTAGTTCTGATcatggaggaggttgagTATTTTGCCTGATACGGCAGTCTTGCGCTGGCGGGAGACTTACCCTTTTCGGCTATTCCGCCCCTTCTATGGAAGTTCCGCTTTTCTTACCGTAAATGGAAAGACCTTCATTTCACCGCAATATAAAGACAATACAAGAATACGATTAGAAGTTAATGCCTTAAGAACCGGAATGGAGCAGTGAAAGCAGACCACCAAGGCATTTAGTGTCTAAGGACCAATCGATACCTTTCATCATGTTCTTCAATGAGACCCTGTCTTGCAGTCTAAGGTTTGATCCGACTCTAGACTTCTATATTGACGTTGTGCTCAAAACTAGCTGACACCATAATGCCTCACATCTACAGTTTAGACAAGTCGTGTATCTTCCTTCCGACTTCGAACTTCTCCGAAAGCAAGGCTTGCATATCTGGGAAGCTTCGCTTATCACTTGCGCAAGCTATAACCGTCAAAGGAATATCAGTCCAGGTCCGAGGTATAGCTAAACTGTTAGTAATCCTCTATTGTTTCCAAAATTATACATGATCTAACAGCGGTAGGCCTTATGATGAGGGCACATTCTTCAGATCCTATCATGAAGAGAATACATTTGCAGCGACGCAGCCGTTGGCGTCGTCCCATCAGCAGAATCCTTTCAGCCTACCGGCAGGGGACTATGAATTTCCCTTCAGTATTCCTCTAAACAGAAATATGCTCGAGACTATCCCAGGCCCGGAGACCAACTACCACTCATATCAAGTCCATGCCATGATCGAGCGCAGGTTGAATAGAAATATCGTTGTCTCAGAGCCTCTACGGATTTATAAACGGTTTTCCGTGGAGGAGAGTCTCAACTGGATGTCAGCCTTGAATGTCAGCAATGCAACACTCTTGTTTCTGTATACATATGACTAACAATGTCTCATAGTCAATCGACAAGCAGTGGGATAACGTCGCACAATATAGCATTTCTATCCCCGACGTCAACATCCCATTTGGCGCAACATTTCCAATGAAACTCCGGTTCGCTCCATTATCAAAGGGGATAAAGCTCCACGCGTTGACCATCGATGTAATTGAGCAACACGAGGTCAAAATTAGCGCCCCAGCAGCATACTCCGCGCAGTTCAACGTTCACTTTCTCTCATCCAAACGGGAGCACATCATTTTCAACGAGCGGCACAACCTAGACGATTGTATAGCACCAGAATCTGAGGAACCTGATCTTGAGTGGTGCATCACAAAAACAATATCTTTGCCACAGGACCTTGCAGCTTGCACCCAGGACGTGAGTTCtaagatgatgacgatcaaGCATCAAGTAGCATTCACTGTCGAGCTACTCGGTGTGGGAAAAGGGCTATCAATGGTAGGTATCTGATCATTTGATTATATGACCCTACACACTTTTACGGGACTGCCCTTGCTGATATCTGTATAGATAAAAGGAACAATTCCTTTCAATATCTACATGTCACCACACGTCATCAGTGAACACGGCACTG
Proteins encoded in this window:
- a CDS encoding uncharacterized protein (predicted transporter (major facilitator superfamily)); translated protein: MRTWYGRGTSLQAAITACCLVAFVLFGYDQGVFSGIVGNDDWRKQFNYPDDSEEGIIVSCYNLGCLLGCLVNFFIGETFGRRKTIWLAMGVVIVGAVLQTTAFTVPHLIIGRLVTGAGTGLKTSTVPMYQAEMCEGKTRGRLISSEVLFTAVGIVVAYWFDFGMSFVGGPIAWRLPIAMQIVFAIFVIVLVFGLPESPRWLMNHGQEQEAMEVLCAVYNKEQDDEYIVNERRAILSAIELEDAVSKQSFWKIFRNDEVKTGQRVLLAWGIQLMNQVGGINLVVYFVPTVLRNNVGMSAQLSQILGGCIQIMFMLGSLLPAFMLDRMGRRKTMMIGSFGLGVCMLMVAALLSQVNEPNGKAYASASVTFFFLYMLIHGMSINSVPWVYVPEILPLEARTKGTAIGVSSNWLWNFTVVMITPVIINRIQWKAYLIFMITNLLFIPIIYFFYPETSNLRLEDIDLIFSRGGDPVKQARKMAAEIKAYGYIQTEQQSNEKEISGMEVERV
- a CDS encoding uncharacterized protein (predicted protein) yields the protein MTRLGQRALGGMQRVAGRASQLSPSHKKGPAATTSSNCEVYNIGPFHSEESLEEVAEVAHDQQICADEAVAMTDHQFLFDFEDLDTSGFNNFVTDPMFQDIDDQLGNFLNINIPKCPSDSAFINPDTMWNPDEFDFSCL
- a CDS encoding arrestin C-terminal domain-containing protein (predicted protein); protein product: MLETIPGPETNYHSYQVHAMIERRLNRNIVVSEPLRIYKRFSVEESLNWMSALNSIDKQWDNVAQYSISIPDVNIPFGATFPMKLRFAPLSKGIKLHALTIDVIEQHEVKISAPAAYSAQFNVHFLSSKREHIIFNERHNLDDCIAPESEEPDLEWCITKTISLPQDLAACTQDVSSKMMTIKHQVAFTVELLGVGKGLSMIKGTIPFNIYMSPHVISEHGTVRRVHIDGFHDDYVPPPPLYSKHQNDLLLPMGECPLNTKTLRLHCEQSLDNIFFNSAALDCAPSYETVIQNQPLIANYTQTTYS